AGAAAGCACGTCGGTAACACGGTCGAAAACCGCGGCGACGGCGTTCGTGCGTGAGGCGATTTGTCTCTTCAGCTGGTCGGTCTCGCGGCGCAGTCTCCACCAGCGCTCTGCCCACCGCGCGTGTGACTCGCGATCGGGGCAGCCGTGGCACGGATGCTGGCGCATGCGCTTCTGCAGCTCAGATACCCGCTTCTGTCGTTTGTCCCTCTTTGCGCGAGACATCGATTGCACGTGAGTGCTCTTTCGTTCCAGATCGGTCAGCTCGCGGCGCAACCGGGCATAGTCCGCGAAATCGCCGCGATCACATGCCATCGATTCCGCATAGCCTTCGAGCGATTCTTCTTGTTCGCGGACCGTCCGTGCGAGTGAGAGCACCGCCCGGTCTGCCTGGAACTGCGCAAACGACGACTCGAGGATCTCGCGCGTTCGAATGCGCCCGAACTGTGCAATCAAATTGACGGCCATGTTGTACGTTGGCCGAAAGCTTGAGGTGAGCGGATAGCTGCGCTTTGACGCCAACGAACCGACAGCGCCCGGTTCGAGCCCATCCTGCCAGCAGATCACTGAGTGGCCCTCAACGTCGATTCCACGCCGTCCGGCCCGCCCCGTCAACTGGGTGTACTCCCCCGGCGTGATGCGTACACGCGATTCTCCATTGAACTTTTCGAGTTTCTCGAGAACGACCGTGCGCGCTGGCATGTTGATCCCGAGTGAGAGCGTCTCTGTGGCGAAGACGACGCGCAGCAAGCGTCGCCGGTACAGTTCCTCAACGACCTCCTTGAAGACAGGGAGCATTCCCGCGTGGTGGGCAGCGACGCCGCGCTGCAGGGCATCGAGCCATGACCAGTAACCGAGAATTGAGCGATCGCGATCCGGAATGTTCCGGCATCGCTCTTCAGCGAACTCTCGAATAAGCGTTCGTTCGTCTTTGTCGGTCAGGCGCAGGCCCGACCGAAGCACTTGCTCGACCGCGCCATCGCAGCCTGCGCGACTGAAGATGAAGTAGATCGCCGGAAGCAATTGGTGACCATCGAGTAGTCGTACAACCTCTTCGCGCCGAATACGGTGAACTCCGCGTCCACGTTGGCGTATGTGCCGATCGCGCTTGCTTGTCGGTGCTCGACCTCCGTACTTGGCGAGCCGAACAAGTTCTGGGTTGACACGATCTGCCGCTCCCCCACCGGCGAAAAGCTCGACGAGGTCTCCCTGAATCATGACGTGCTGGTCCAGAGGAACGGGCCGATCCTCCGATACGATCACCTCAGTGTCACCACGCACCGTCTGGATCCAGTCGCCGAATTCCTCGGCGTTCGATACCGTGGCGCTCAGCGAGATGAGCCGTACCTTTTCGGGAAGGTGAATGATCACTTCTTCCCACACGGCTCCGCGAAAACGGTCGGCGAGGTAATGCACTTCGTCGAGTACAACGAACGCAAGGTTCGGCAGCAGATCGGAGTCTGCGTACAGCATGTTGCGCAGAACTTCCGTCGTCATGACGACGATTCGTGCGCGCGGATTGATGTTCGTATCCCCCGTGAGCAGGCCGACGGAGTCTGCCCCGTAACGTTCCGTGAGCTCGGTGAATTTTTGGTTGCTGAGCGCTTTCATCGGTGCCGTGTAAAAAACTTTGGCGTTAGCCTGACGCATGGCCACGTGGATCGCGTACTCCGCGACGATTGTCTTGCCCGCCCCGGTCGGTGCCGCGACCAGAACACTGTGGTCGGCATCGATTGCCGTGCACGCGCGGCTCTGAAATTCATCGAGAGAGAAATCTAGCCCCGCTGTAAAAGCAGAGTAGGCGTCGGAGTGTGCGCTGTGCTCAGAAGTCAAGACTGGTACTCGGACTCCAGCTTCGCTGCCTTTCTCGCACGACGCCGATCATTAAAGTACGAGACGGCGTATGCCGCGAAGTACAGCACGATCATGGGAACCGCGAGAAGGAACATCGAGATGACGTCCGCTGCAGGTGTCGCGATCGCGCAGAACAGCATGATCACCAGGAGTGCAATTCGCCAGCCCTTGATAATCGCGACAGCGGAGAGCACCCCCACAAAGTTGAGCAGCACGAGGAAGACCGGCAAAACGAATGCGATACCCACCGCGAGCGTGAGCTTCAAAATGAAGTCGTAGTAGTAGCCGGCCTGATAAAGGTTCGACGAGTCGTCCGGCGTGAAGCCAGCCATGAGCTCGACGATGTGTGGCATCACGATCCACCCGGCGAAGCAGCCAGCAAAGAACAGCGGGATCGCAGTGAGAATGAAGCCGAGAATGTACTTGACCTCGGTGCGCTTCAGCCCCGGAACGAGGAACGCCCAAACCTGGTAGAGCCAGACAGGCGCAGACACGACAAAGCCGATGGTCAACGCAACCTTCATATGCAAGTCGAACCCGCTCGTCACGGTATCGAAGTTGAGGCTTGCCTCCTTCGATTCGGCAATCTCTCGAATCGGCGCAGACATCAGACTGATGGCGAAGTTGGAGACGACAAAGCCGGCGATCATGCCGACGACGATTGCAATCGCCGCAATGAAGAGTCGCTTACGAAGCTCGAGCAGATGCTCGCCCAGCGTCATCCGACCGTCGGTGGGCTTCTGTGACTTCTTCTTATTCGGAAGGGAAGGCCGTTCAGACACAGCCGTGGTCAGGATTTAGGGGTCGGATCGTCGGACGACTTCTCCGGTGCGGTGGTGGGCTCAGACGGCGTCGGTGTCGTCTTCTCCGTGCTCGGCCGCGAGTCGTTGGTCTGGGTCGTGTCTTCGTCGTCTTTGTTCTTGATCTCGCTCTTGAAGATTTTCATCGACTGGCCGACGCTACGCGCAAGTCCGGGAAGCTTCGGGGCACCGAACAGCAACAGCACGAGGAAGAGGATGATGACGAGATGCCATCCATTCAAGTTGCCAAGCATTTAATACCAATCCGTGGAGGTCGAATCATTCTACAGCGTGCTCGTTCGCAGAGCCCTGCGTGCTCGCTGAATCGTTCTCGTACCGTGACAGCGCTCGGGACGCCCAGCGTGAAATCTGTTCTCGCGCCTCGGCCGGTTCAATCACACGCGCATTGCCCGGGAGTCCGACGATCAGCCGACCGAGGTTCGCCATGTGCGCGAGCCGAAGCGTCGCTGTCACACGACCGGGGTCGGCGTTGGCCGTCGTGGAGGCAATGTACTCGTCGATCAGCGGCACGGCATCTTTCGAGAGATCGACGATGACGGAGACGTCGTTATCGGATGCTTGGAAGAGCGTGTCAGGCAGGGTGACGTCACCCGCGCGGTGCGTGATCTCGGCATCGATGATGGCCACATCAGACATGCGATCGAGCCGGAACGTGCGCACTCCGCCGCGAAGGTGGCACCAGGCACGGACATACCAGTTCTGATCGAGCGAATCGATGCGCAGTGGATCGACGCGTCGACGCTCGCGCTCGTCGCGAGAGTTGATGTACGTGAATTCGATCTGGCGCTCAGCTGACACTGCCGAGCGAATGTCTGAGAGCGTGTTGTCGGCAACACCTTCTTCGACGGCAACCTGGAGGGGTGCCCCAGAGGCACCGCGGGTGAGTTTCGCCATTACGGCGCCGATGACATCACGATCGGCCTGCTCGGGAATCGCCGAGAGATACTGCAGTCCCGCTATCAGAGCAGCCGCCTCGCGGGCGGAGAACCGTGGAGAATCATCGATTGCCACGAGGTGCGTGATGATGATCTCATCGCGTTCTTCGAAGGAGTCCCAGTCGATGTCGAACAGGTCATTATGCTGATACTGCGTGCTGTCCCCCGGAACGCCCGAGACCGCGATCAGGCGCACTGACTGTCGAACGTGTTCTTCCGTGACATCAAAATGCGCGGCAGCCTCGGCGACAGTCGAATGACGGCGGTCCAGCAGATAAGGAACGAGTGACAGGAGAAACGCGAGCTTGTCGCGTGCTCCCGGCGTCCGTGCATTCACTGTGACTCCCTGACGTCTGAATGCCCCGCGCGTGTGCGGGTCAGCCGCTGCACGATTGCAGCGCGGAGGCTCGGCGGAGTGAGTGCTTCGGCCTCAGGGCCGAACGCGGCGACTTCGTCGGCAAGGATATTGATGTCCGTGAAATGCAGGCGGAAGAGATCATCGTCGATCGCCTCGGCATCGTGAAGCCGCGAGAGGCGGAACCATGCATGCGTGTTGGGGTCGGCGCGCACCGTTGCAATATTGCGCTCCCAGAGTCGATCGAGGTCGCGAAGGGCTGTCTCTGCAAAACTCTCCTCGTCGCCAGGCGGATCGAAAGTCCGTCCAGACGAGCGCGGCGTCTGCACCATGCGTGAAAGCAGAAACGTTCGTCGCTCATCGATGTCGTCGTCGATCGCGTAGAGATGCCAACGGCCACTGTGCTGCACAAGGGCGAGCGGCGCAACTGTTCGCACCCTCGCAGCCGTGTCACCAGGCTTGACGTAGGGGAAAGAGACGACGGCGTGCCGCTCAAGCGCGGTACGCAGGGGCTCGAACGCAGCTTCACGTGTTCGCAGCCGCGGAGCGACACCGATGATCGGATCGATTTCGGTGACGCCGAGCGAGCGCAGTTTCATGAGTGCGCGCTGGGACTCGCCCGAGAGGGTGCCTTCGCGCCATACTGTCGCAGCGAGGCCGAGTAGCGTGATCTCCTCCGCTGTGAAATTGACGTCGTCAGGAAGATCGTATTCACCCTTGGGGATGCGGTAGCGCGTGTTCTGCGAGTTTCCATCTTCGTCGGGCGGGGTAATTGCTTCGAGCGGGATGCCGAGATCGCGGATATCGTCTTTGTCGCGTTCGAATTGTCGCTCAAGGCTTGCGTTGTCTCCATGGTTGACGAAGCGCTGGCGGTAGCCCTGCACCGATGACAGGATCGCGTCCTTCGTCAGCCCTGATTCTGTGGCGACGAGAGCGAGAACAAGACTGAACAGGCGTTCCTCAACAGGGACGCGCGGGACAGCTCGAGTGGAGTCGGACACGTGTTCATCCTAGTGATGCGCTGGCCACACAGCATCAGACACACCCGGTCAGAGCACTCCAAGAACGTCGATGACGTAAATCGTTGCGTCGCCGTCAGGCGTGGGGACGAGAACAATCACCTGAGAGCCGACGGGAGTGTTTTTGAGAGCATCTTTCAGCTCATTCGGAGCTTCTTTCATCGGAATGGTCTTGGGTGACCCGTCCGACCAGGTCGAGGACGTGATCGATTGGTTGTTCCATGAGGCCTGCTGAATCTGAGCCAGAACAGTATCTGACGACGTTACCTTCTCGCCGTTTCCGAGTTTGAGCAGGGCCGACTTCGCCTCAGTCGGGGCGGGCGACGTCGGGATCGTCAGTCCCGGTGTGCCGTCGGGGGCAACCGCGACAGACGGGAAACCGGGCTGAACAACCGGCATATTGATTCCGTTCGACTTGCCGAGGTACGCGTTCTCAATATCGATGACCATGACGAGGGTGTCGTCGGCCTTCACCCCGTACATCGGGTTGCCCGCATCACCGAAGCCCTTGTCAGGGGTGATCGTTGCGACAAGACGCGAACCGACGGTGTGACATGCGAGAGCATCAGCCATTCCCAGGAGCATCCCGCTCGGACTGGCAGGTTTGAGGTCATCGTACGGCGTCGCAAAGATCTTTTCGCCCGTGCGGCCGTTGTACAGACTCCACGCCAGTTCGACGACCTCGGTGCCGGCAAGTTCCGTCCCGTCGCCTTCGATAGCGGTGCTCACTTGGGTTGTCGGTGCGTAGAGCGGCGAGGGGATGGAAACGTTCGGCTCGGAGCCGAGTTTGCCCGTCGCCGAAACTTGATTCGACGCATCACCGGGCTCAAGGCACGTGGCACCAGACGGAGTGCTTGCGCATCCACTGAGAGTAGCGGTGACGAGTGCTGCGGTCAGGAGCACGGCGGGTGCGTAGCGCACGGTACCTCGTTTCGATGTCACGGACGTGATTCTGGTCAAGTTTAGTGCGCGTCGCCGGGTGCGTCGGTCACCGTGGATTCAGAATCCCGCAGGTTGCGCGATTTCGAGGCGGCTGCCCCGGCCTCCGCGGCGCGAACGCGCTTACGCAGACTCTTCTCGCTCACGGTGCGCTGACCGAGAGCTCCTGGCGTCCACACCTCGACATCGTCAGCGCTGTAATCGCTCTTAGAAGCTCGGCGCTTCAGCTCGGGAAGGATAGCTCCCGGAGCAAGCCGCCGCGCCGTGATGAGAAAACCTGTGTGCCCGATCATGCGATGCTCTGGGCGCACTGCAAGACCCTCGACGTGCCAACCGCGCACCATCGTCTCTGTCGACTCGGGATTCGTGTAGAGGCCACTGTCCCCGATGGCCTCGGCCACCCGCGAGAGCTGCGTCACAGTGGCCACATAGCAGAGCAACACTCCCCCGGGGACGAGCGCGTCAGAGACGACGTCGAGGCATTCCCACGGCGCGAGCATGTCGAGAACGACGCGGTCGACGCTGGCTCGTGGCACAGCATCCGGCAGCTCTTCGGCTAGATCGCCGACGGTGACCGTCCAGTTCGGTGGGTCCTCGCCCGTGAACGTGGCCACATTGCCACGTGCAACATCGGCGAACTCGTCACGGCGTTCGAACGACATCAGAGTGCCGGCAGGCCCGAGTGCGCGCAGAAGCCAGAGCGAGAGTGCTCCCGAACCAACTCCGGCCTCAACGACGGTCGCCCCCGGAAAAATGTCCGCCTGCGCGAGAATCTGCGCGGCATCTTTCGGATAGATGATGGCTGCGCCGCGAGGCATCGACATGGCAAAGTCAACGAGTAGCGGCCGCAACGCCAGATAATCGATGCCCGCGGAATTGCCGATGACTGAGCCATCGGGACGGCCGATGATGTCGTCGTGGTCGATCATGCCCTTGTGGGTGTGAAACTGTCGTCCCGGCTCAAGCGTGATGGTGTTGCGCTTTCCTTTGGGCCCGGTGAGCTGCACACGGTCGCCGATGCGGAACGGGCCGCTGTTCTGTGGCCGTTCAGACGAAGAGCTCATGCGGGGCATCCGTTTCGGGGAAGGGAATGGAGAACAGGTCATCGATCGTACGTCCCTCGAGTGTTGGCCATATTGTGTGACTTGGCGCGTTTTCGATTGGGACCGCGTGCGGAATAGCGAGTGACCGGGCACCCGACGCGACGGCTGAAGCGAGACCATTGCGTGAGTCTTCAACGGCGATGCACTGCGTGATCGCAACACCGAGTCGGTCAGCTGCAGTGAGATACGCCTCAGGATGCGGTTTGGGCCGGGTCACTTCGTCGCCCGTGACCAAGATCTCGAACGGAACGAAGGGAAGATGACTGATGACCTGTTCGGCCATCGATCGCACAGACATTGTGACGAGAGCCATTCGCACGCCACTCGCGTTGAGCTCTGCCAACATTCGCTGTGCACCCGGTCGAAACGGAACTCCATCGAGAGCGAGTCTGCGTCGCACGGCCGTCGTGAGATGGGAAACGATGTCGTCTGGCTCCATATCGACGCCATGATCACGCAGAATCTGCGCAGAGTCCCACAATCCGGCTCCGACGAGAGTCATGGAGTCGACATGGGTCCAGGTGCGACCGTACGACTCGACGAGGTCGGTTTCGGCCTGGATCCAGTACGGTTCGGTGTCGACGACGGTTCCGTCCATATCCCACAGAACGGCCGCCGGAGCAATGGCAGTCACGTGTCACCATGCTACCGGCTTGCGCATGCGCCTATTGTGGAATGACCGCCGGACTGAAGGCGGAACATCGAGAGACACAGGATGCGTGTGACTGACGGACTGGAATTCTTGGGCGGGCGGCTGCTTGTCGTGGCGTTTGAAGGGTGGAACG
The Paramicrobacterium chengjingii DNA segment above includes these coding regions:
- a CDS encoding HAD family hydrolase is translated as MTAIAPAAVLWDMDGTVVDTEPYWIQAETDLVESYGRTWTHVDSMTLVGAGLWDSAQILRDHGVDMEPDDIVSHLTTAVRRRLALDGVPFRPGAQRMLAELNASGVRMALVTMSVRSMAEQVISHLPFVPFEILVTGDEVTRPKPHPEAYLTAADRLGVAITQCIAVEDSRNGLASAVASGARSLAIPHAVPIENAPSHTIWPTLEGRTIDDLFSIPFPETDAPHELFV
- the tatA gene encoding Sec-independent protein translocase subunit TatA, whose translation is MLGNLNGWHLVIILFLVLLLFGAPKLPGLARSVGQSMKIFKSEIKNKDDEDTTQTNDSRPSTEKTTPTPSEPTTAPEKSSDDPTPKS
- a CDS encoding FKBP-type peptidyl-prolyl cis-trans isomerase, encoding MTSKRGTVRYAPAVLLTAALVTATLSGCASTPSGATCLEPGDASNQVSATGKLGSEPNVSIPSPLYAPTTQVSTAIEGDGTELAGTEVVELAWSLYNGRTGEKIFATPYDDLKPASPSGMLLGMADALACHTVGSRLVATITPDKGFGDAGNPMYGVKADDTLVMVIDIENAYLGKSNGINMPVVQPGFPSVAVAPDGTPGLTIPTSPAPTEAKSALLKLGNGEKVTSSDTVLAQIQQASWNNQSITSSTWSDGSPKTIPMKEAPNELKDALKNTPVGSQVIVLVPTPDGDATIYVIDVLGVL
- a CDS encoding helix-turn-helix transcriptional regulator, translated to MSDSTRAVPRVPVEERLFSLVLALVATESGLTKDAILSSVQGYRQRFVNHGDNASLERQFERDKDDIRDLGIPLEAITPPDEDGNSQNTRYRIPKGEYDLPDDVNFTAEEITLLGLAATVWREGTLSGESQRALMKLRSLGVTEIDPIIGVAPRLRTREAAFEPLRTALERHAVVSFPYVKPGDTAARVRTVAPLALVQHSGRWHLYAIDDDIDERRTFLLSRMVQTPRSSGRTFDPPGDEESFAETALRDLDRLWERNIATVRADPNTHAWFRLSRLHDAEAIDDDLFRLHFTDINILADEVAAFGPEAEALTPPSLRAAIVQRLTRTRAGHSDVRESQ
- the tatC gene encoding twin-arginine translocase subunit TatC, which translates into the protein MTLGEHLLELRKRLFIAAIAIVVGMIAGFVVSNFAISLMSAPIREIAESKEASLNFDTVTSGFDLHMKVALTIGFVVSAPVWLYQVWAFLVPGLKRTEVKYILGFILTAIPLFFAGCFAGWIVMPHIVELMAGFTPDDSSNLYQAGYYYDFILKLTLAVGIAFVLPVFLVLLNFVGVLSAVAIIKGWRIALLVIMLFCAIATPAADVISMFLLAVPMIVLYFAAYAVSYFNDRRRARKAAKLESEYQS
- a CDS encoding tRNA (adenine-N1)-methyltransferase, which encodes MSSSSERPQNSGPFRIGDRVQLTGPKGKRNTITLEPGRQFHTHKGMIDHDDIIGRPDGSVIGNSAGIDYLALRPLLVDFAMSMPRGAAIIYPKDAAQILAQADIFPGATVVEAGVGSGALSLWLLRALGPAGTLMSFERRDEFADVARGNVATFTGEDPPNWTVTVGDLAEELPDAVPRASVDRVVLDMLAPWECLDVVSDALVPGGVLLCYVATVTQLSRVAEAIGDSGLYTNPESTETMVRGWHVEGLAVRPEHRMIGHTGFLITARRLAPGAILPELKRRASKSDYSADDVEVWTPGALGQRTVSEKSLRKRVRAAEAGAAASKSRNLRDSESTVTDAPGDAH
- a CDS encoding helix-turn-helix transcriptional regulator; translated protein: MNARTPGARDKLAFLLSLVPYLLDRRHSTVAEAAAHFDVTEEHVRQSVRLIAVSGVPGDSTQYQHNDLFDIDWDSFEERDEIIITHLVAIDDSPRFSAREAAALIAGLQYLSAIPEQADRDVIGAVMAKLTRGASGAPLQVAVEEGVADNTLSDIRSAVSAERQIEFTYINSRDERERRRVDPLRIDSLDQNWYVRAWCHLRGGVRTFRLDRMSDVAIIDAEITHRAGDVTLPDTLFQASDNDVSVIVDLSKDAVPLIDEYIASTTANADPGRVTATLRLAHMANLGRLIVGLPGNARVIEPAEAREQISRWASRALSRYENDSASTQGSANEHAVE
- a CDS encoding DEAD/DEAH box helicase codes for the protein MTSEHSAHSDAYSAFTAGLDFSLDEFQSRACTAIDADHSVLVAAPTGAGKTIVAEYAIHVAMRQANAKVFYTAPMKALSNQKFTELTERYGADSVGLLTGDTNINPRARIVVMTTEVLRNMLYADSDLLPNLAFVVLDEVHYLADRFRGAVWEEVIIHLPEKVRLISLSATVSNAEEFGDWIQTVRGDTEVIVSEDRPVPLDQHVMIQGDLVELFAGGGAADRVNPELVRLAKYGGRAPTSKRDRHIRQRGRGVHRIRREEVVRLLDGHQLLPAIYFIFSRAGCDGAVEQVLRSGLRLTDKDERTLIREFAEERCRNIPDRDRSILGYWSWLDALQRGVAAHHAGMLPVFKEVVEELYRRRLLRVVFATETLSLGINMPARTVVLEKLEKFNGESRVRITPGEYTQLTGRAGRRGIDVEGHSVICWQDGLEPGAVGSLASKRSYPLTSSFRPTYNMAVNLIAQFGRIRTREILESSFAQFQADRAVLSLARTVREQEESLEGYAESMACDRGDFADYARLRRELTDLERKSTHVQSMSRAKRDKRQKRVSELQKRMRQHPCHGCPDRESHARWAERWWRLRRETDQLKRQIASRTNAVAAVFDRVTDVLSELDYVRADPDGEPTLTDDGHVLSRVYGERDLLVSECLRNGLWDQLDGASLAAMVSCLLFEPKRESSEYAQQYLPRGPFRKALTETTQVWMVLDDLEERHRLNRSEPPSTGLAPAIHMWARGEELDRVLVEADLSAGDFVRWCRQIIDLLDQISGIAAPEISTTSRSAIDAVRRGIVAYASV